Genomic segment of Nostoc sp. TCL240-02:
GAGCAATTACCGACTGTATTAAGTGTGGGCAAATCTCGATAAAGAAGTTGGGATCATGACGAAATATGTGTAAAATAGCATACGTATTTCATCATGATCTCATTTCGAGGGTGGCAGAATGTAAAATATTAACTTATTGTTTACCCAATCTTTGTAAAAACCAGGGTGTCTAGTGTCAGAAGAATTTAGTTGCCAAATCTCACCGCCATTTTTGTCTCTTGGTAGCGATCGCGATCTGGGTTTAGATTCAACCCTCCAAGAATTACCAATGTATAACTTCCCTGTGGAAATTAATCACACTGGGATGGAAGTGGCTAATTTTTTAGAAAAATACCCCCTGTTACCAGGAGTAATTTTGGTAGAACAGGGAAAGTTCATTGGGATGATTTCGCGGCGGCGACTGCTGGAATTTTTAATTCGTCCTTATGGACAAGAGTTGTTGGTTCAGCAACCATTAGCCATTCTCTACAGCTATGCGCGGATACCGATGTTGCTGCTTGCTGATACAACATCGATTTTAACGGCGATGCAACTTAGCTTAAAGCGATCGCCAGAATTATTAGCAGAACCAATTGTAGTACACACAGAATCTGGTGCTTATAGATTGTTAGATGTCCAAGAATTGAATATTATTTCTTGGCAAATTCGAGGAATTGACAATCTGGTGCGCTATGAACGCAGCCAAGCTCAAATGATTCAAAATGATAAAATGGCAAATCTGGGACGTTTGGTAGACGGCGTAGCGCACGAAATTTTAGACCCAGTGGGTTTTATTTGGGGAAATATAACTTATGTTTCTACCTACAGCCAAGATTTACTCAAGCTAATAGCTGCTTACGATCAAGAGTTACCATCAGTTTCGCAGGCAATTAATCAGATTAAAGAAGATATTGAATTTGATTTTTTAGAACAAGATTTGTCGCGATCGCTTGCTAGTATCCGTACTGGAGCGGAAAGATTAAAAAAGCTTGTTACTAGTTTACAAAACTTTTGTCATATCGATGAACTTTATCCAAAGCCAGTAGACTTACACGCTAGTATAGATACTATTATATTATTAATTAATAGCCGTCTTCAAGGAGAAATTGAAATAGTTAAATACTACGGTCAGTTACCCCCAGTTTATTGCTTTATAGGGCAGCTAAACCAGGTTTTGATGAATATTTTCAGTGAGGTTGTAGATATTTTGCTCAATGAAGCTGTTAGGCAACAGTTGCATTTAGAAGATAAAAATCCTGTTCAAAAACCTCGAATTGAGATTACTACAGAAGTAATTTCGCAAGAAGCAAGCAATCCAAATGCACCAGATTCTCGTTGGGTATTAATTCACATTGCTGACAATGGCCCTGGAATGTCTCAAGAATTGCAACAGCAAATTATGGAGTCATTTTCTCTAGAAACAAAGAATAGTAAAAATACTAGTTTAGCAGTAAGTTATCGAATTATCACCGTGAGACATGGTGGTAAATTAAATTTCCATTCCCAGATTGGTATAGGTACAAAATTTGAAATTTTGTTACCTTTACTTTGATAAGATTATATTAGATTAGATTATTTCCTGAAATTGCTGCTGGATAGGAATTTGAACTACAAACTCCGTTCCTTTTCCAGGTGTCGAAAAAAATTCTAACTTGCCGCCATGTTTTTCGGTGATAATTTGATAGCTGATAGCCATTCCCATCCCTGTCCCTTTACCGACAGGTTTTGTTGTAAAGAAGGGATTGAAAATTTGTTTTTGAATCGATTCAGGAATTCCAGAGCCATTGTCAGCGATCGCAATTTTTACCCATTGTGAATCAACGACAGAGGTACGAATCGTTATAATACTGGGATTATCCCGGATTTCTTGATAAGTTCGTTTAGCATTGAATTCTTCCAAGGCATCGAGTGCATTTACTAAAATATTCATAAACACCTGGTTGATCTGTCCGGCGCAGCATTCTACATGAGATAAATTACCGTAGTCTTTGATAATCTGAATGACTGGGCTTTTGTCAGTGGCTTTAAGGCGGTGTTGCAAAATCATCAAAGTATTGTCGATGCCTTCATGAATATCTACGGCTTTGAACTCACTTTCATCCAGGCGCGAGAAGTTACGTAGTGAAAGCACAATCTCTCGAATCCGCTCCGTCCCAATATTCATTGAACGCAATACCATAATCGCATCTTTTTCTAGAAACTCTAAATCGATGGTTTTGCGTTCAGTTTGAATTTCAGTCGGTGGGTTGGGGAAATAACGGTGATAAAGCTGGACAAGTCGCAGTAAGTCATGAATATATTGGCTAATATAGCTGAGATTTCCGTAAATAAAGCTAACGGGATTGTTGATTTCATGAGCAATCCCTGCCACCATTTGACCAAGAGCAGACATCTTTTCACTTTGAATCATTTGAGCTTGCATTTGATGCAAACTATCTAACGTATTTTCTAACTCTTGCCCTCTGTGCTGCAAATCTGTGCGCGAATCTTCTAACTCACAAATGACTTTCTTGAGTAAAAATTCCTTTGTGCAAATGTCAGTTTCTAGCTGGCGGCGTTCAGATTCGCAGCGTTCCAGCTTTTTCCGCAAGATACGGTTTGTCTTTTCTAACTCTTGCATCTGTATGGAATTGTCTTGGTTATCCATACACAACTCATTTTGTTCCTATTAACAGTGTGACAAAGGTTTTGTTATGAACTTGCGTTTGGCCTCCACTCGCTATAGGAGCAATTTCACCATAAGCATAGAAACCACAACAAGGCAATGCGTCTGGTAAATGAGTTTTGACAAGCTGATACTCTTCTCTAGTCAGAGTTCCCAGAATTCGCCGACGGGCTGCACAGGAAATCAGCAACGCTGCTGTTGGCTTTAAACCAGGATAATCGGCAAGAGCATTTTTCAAAGATGTCTCAGAGGCTAACAAAATATTGTCACGAGTTGCATCGGTGATTTGTACAACGGCCTGTTCAGGAATATCTAAAAAAAACTTCACGCTACCAGACTGTTGATCGTAGCCATTGGGTGCCCGTAAATAGAAATGATTTTGATCCTCAAAAACTGCCAGAGCATAGATGGCATAATTGGATGCAAATCTTTCTTCACCGAGATAATGCTGATAGAAATCTAAGGCACGCTGTCCATCAATTTCATAGACTACGTTTCCATCCACTTTAGTTACACGGCTACGTTGACTAATAGGAGTCCAACCACAGGCAACTCCGTGAGAAAATAGTAGTTTTCCAGAGAATAGCAGCACTGGAATAGAATCACTCAATACCTCACCCTGGAAGAATTGGTAGGTTTTGTCAAAGGTATAGTCATCGGCAGTCATTCCCCCAATGATGGGAATATTTTCTCCCAGGCTTTGTTTTAAAGCTTCTAAAATTAAAACCCCATTGCTGGTTAGACTATCCGGGAAAGTAAGGCACAATTGTGGTACAGATGCACTCTTTGCCTTGGCTTGGGCGATCGCTTCTTGGGCTGCAAGGGCTGGATTTTTGGAGGCTCCTCTTCCAATACCTGCACAAATTTCCACTTCATCGCTAGCAAACAGCATTAAGGTCAGAGAATCTTGCTGAAACTCCAGAATTGAAGAGATTTCTCCATTTGTCGTTCCACCAATCAACTCAATTCCGGGGAAAGCGTCTTGGATGCGCTGTAAAATTAACACATGGTCAAAGTCTATAGCAGTGAATAAAATTCCAGCTTGAGGAATTGACCCCCCAAGAGAACGGCTACATTCTTGAAGAACTTCAGCGATCGCATTTTGAGAATCAGGATCGTCGCTATGACCAACAACAACTTGAAACACAACTACCTCATTGTAAGTTTTAATGCCAGGGTGCTAACTCCATTGGGATAGCAGCACTCATGAACCTACAATTAGATTTCCCACTTACTTGAACTAAATCTCAATTCACCTGAATTTTTATTTTCCGATTCATCTGACGATACAAAAACTGTATAAAAAACTTGGGGAGCATTTCCTCAAAAATTAACTCCCCAGCCCCATTATTCAGTTCAATTCATCTGCAATAAATTTTCGCCACGTTGATAAATTTCCCTTGCATGATCAGTCCAAGCACCTTGTCCCCAATAACGAAAACAACTGGTTTGCAGCAAAAGGTTGTGTAGTAGAAGGTTACGATAGTGAGATTGTCTGGTAACAGGTTCTGCTGAATTAAGTTGCTGTAATTGATCAAATCTTTGATGGAATAAACTGCTTAATTGATACATAGGAGACAACACATTCTCATATCCTTTGACCCAACTGATATGATTTGTCCATGAGGCTCCATCCAGATGAAAATTAGAGTTTGTTTGTTTTAATTCTTGAATTGCATTTTCTACAGCTTCCGGTTGATTATTGCCTGGTGAAACTCTCTCCCAAATCTGATGTTGTCCCACTGGTTGACAAGTTGGATAGTCTTCAGGTTTACATCCAGCAGCTTCGATAAATTCTAAATATTCTGTACCGCACATTCCAACAACACCTGATTTTCCTCCCCCATTATTGACCATATCCCACCAAGCTTGTTTAAAAGCACTGGGAAATTCATTCATCATCACACCGCCATTTTCACCATCTCCAATTTGGCTAACTATTGGTGGCACAAAAACACTACCAATTTGTTGTTTGGATAAAGTTTTAGCTTCATAATAAGGCTGCATTTGTGCAACTAATTTAGTATCCGAACCTTGGGTTTTAATTAAGGCTGTGATGCTAATTGTTTCGCCTTGAGAATTGCGAGCAATCAAACGATGTGGTAAATGTTTGTGGATAAGTGATTGACCGCTAATTGTTTCTACAGAATGTTCTTGAACGA
This window contains:
- a CDS encoding FIST signal transduction protein → MFQVVVGHSDDPDSQNAIAEVLQECSRSLGGSIPQAGILFTAIDFDHVLILQRIQDAFPGIELIGGTTNGEISSILEFQQDSLTLMLFASDEVEICAGIGRGASKNPALAAQEAIAQAKAKSASVPQLCLTFPDSLTSNGVLILEALKQSLGENIPIIGGMTADDYTFDKTYQFFQGEVLSDSIPVLLFSGKLLFSHGVACGWTPISQRSRVTKVDGNVVYEIDGQRALDFYQHYLGEERFASNYAIYALAVFEDQNHFYLRAPNGYDQQSGSVKFFLDIPEQAVVQITDATRDNILLASETSLKNALADYPGLKPTAALLISCAARRRILGTLTREEYQLVKTHLPDALPCCGFYAYGEIAPIASGGQTQVHNKTFVTLLIGTK
- a CDS encoding sensor histidine kinase; this encodes MDNQDNSIQMQELEKTNRILRKKLERCESERRQLETDICTKEFLLKKVICELEDSRTDLQHRGQELENTLDSLHQMQAQMIQSEKMSALGQMVAGIAHEINNPVSFIYGNLSYISQYIHDLLRLVQLYHRYFPNPPTEIQTERKTIDLEFLEKDAIMVLRSMNIGTERIREIVLSLRNFSRLDESEFKAVDIHEGIDNTLMILQHRLKATDKSPVIQIIKDYGNLSHVECCAGQINQVFMNILVNALDALEEFNAKRTYQEIRDNPSIITIRTSVVDSQWVKIAIADNGSGIPESIQKQIFNPFFTTKPVGKGTGMGMAISYQIITEKHGGKLEFFSTPGKGTEFVVQIPIQQQFQEII
- a CDS encoding glycosyl hydrolase family 57, whose amino-acid sequence is MLSFPTTLSSLPEIIDGLPNISGWETEVLSVVNHDQPVFLPTTNIRLKDVNAVFAIALHMHQPTIPAGNGGTLISNLQYMFEHPNEGDNHNASPFAYCYSRMGDLIPELVSQGCNPRVMLDYSGNLLWGLRQMGRGDVLDNLKRITCDRNYQPYVEWLGTMWGHAVIPSTPIADIKLHIVAWQHHFAAIFGWEALARVKGFSPPEMHLPNHPDALFEFVKALKECGYRWLLVQEHSVETISGQSLIHKHLPHRLIARNSQGETISITALIKTQGSDTKLVAQMQPYYEAKTLSKQQIGSVFVPPIVSQIGDGENGGVMMNEFPSAFKQAWWDMVNNGGGKSGVVGMCGTEYLEFIEAAGCKPEDYPTCQPVGQHQIWERVSPGNNQPEAVENAIQELKQTNSNFHLDGASWTNHISWVKGYENVLSPMYQLSSLFHQRFDQLQQLNSAEPVTRQSHYRNLLLHNLLLQTSCFRYWGQGAWTDHAREIYQRGENLLQMN
- a CDS encoding sensor histidine kinase, whose product is MSEEFSCQISPPFLSLGSDRDLGLDSTLQELPMYNFPVEINHTGMEVANFLEKYPLLPGVILVEQGKFIGMISRRRLLEFLIRPYGQELLVQQPLAILYSYARIPMLLLADTTSILTAMQLSLKRSPELLAEPIVVHTESGAYRLLDVQELNIISWQIRGIDNLVRYERSQAQMIQNDKMANLGRLVDGVAHEILDPVGFIWGNITYVSTYSQDLLKLIAAYDQELPSVSQAINQIKEDIEFDFLEQDLSRSLASIRTGAERLKKLVTSLQNFCHIDELYPKPVDLHASIDTIILLINSRLQGEIEIVKYYGQLPPVYCFIGQLNQVLMNIFSEVVDILLNEAVRQQLHLEDKNPVQKPRIEITTEVISQEASNPNAPDSRWVLIHIADNGPGMSQELQQQIMESFSLETKNSKNTSLAVSYRIITVRHGGKLNFHSQIGIGTKFEILLPLL